The stretch of DNA TCACTTTGTAGAATTTGCTTGTGAACTTATCATTGACAAAAAATGCATCATCCTCACCAATGTCTTTACTCATAGGTTCTTTCCTAAGAACATTCTTTCCCTTCACGCATGCCATTGATTGCAAACACCTTTTCAAGTCTGAAGCAGGAATCCCAGTGGCCTGTTCAACCTCCTTGTAGCTAAGCCTATCAGCATTGTTAAAAAGCATCAGCACACACATCTGGTAAGTTGAAACATTCAACTCATGCTTCTGACCCTTCCCAAATGTTGCTTTTATATCTGCTGTCCCCATATTGGTTTGCCAGGACAACCTCCTACCAGTATGGGTTCCAAGATAATATGACCGAAACTTCTCGCAAAGTGCTGACGTTTCAGCAGGCAGGTTGCAAGTAATACTGGGCTGAGTAGGCCAGGACCCTGTTGTTAGAACCTGAACAACTAGGGTAGGACCATCAGTCAGCTCAGGATGGCTTGCGTAAAACCCTTGCATTGTATCCTGGGAGGTCTTCATGTCAGTAAACATGCCTTCTAATTTCGATGTAAATTGATACCCACATTCTGTCTTAAGCTTGACTATCAGACTTCTCTCTGCATCATCAGATACAGTTTTGCCAGATAGAAGCCGCTTAGCTAAGTGCTGTTTGTAGTACTTCTCAAATACATCCTTCTCCTGCAGATAGCGAAACAGCATCATAACTTTGTCAAGAATTATCTCCACATCCTCCTCACTGACTCCTTTCAAACCTTTACGAAGCTTGTCATCCACAAACAAGGAAATGAACTCAGGAGAACGGTTATTCAAGTTGATGAAATACTCAAAAGAGGAGTTCAGAGCATTCTGGAATGTCTTATCATTGCTAAATGCTTGGCTAATGATACTATCATATTTGTCCTTTTCATCCAAGAGCCTCTGGACAAATTCCACAGGATCTTTTAACTTTTCCGCATCAGTAACCAGCTGTTTTCCTATTTCTCTGAGGTGAGAGGTCATCACATCTCGTATAGTTGAGAGACCATTGGGAACTCTTCTAAATAAATTGTACATTCTCCCCAAGTCCTCATACTTGTCATCAAGAAGCATATTTACCAAGCCAGAGTTCTCCATGTGGACTAGTCGCATCATGTGGTTAGCAATCATCTCCTTCTCGACTACATTAGTTATCTTGACTTCACTCTTGACATCCAAGAAATGGGTAACTCTCTCAATTTCTTCATTTAGACGTAATTCAGCTTTCTTCAGATAGTCCCCACAGTCACAGCACTCAATAAATTTCTGAGATTCACCCATATAAAACTCAGCAGAAACCTCAAGAAATGGCTTCTCAAAGTCCTCCTGGTAAACAGAGGAACCCAAATCCATAAGCATCTTGATTATATTCCTCATGAGGCCCCGGTCTATAACTTCACCAGTTCGCTCTCTGTGTACTAGTTCAAGAAGCATGCTCAAAAGCCTGGACTGTATTTTGCTGGAGTGTATAACATTATCCCTCCACAAGTTAAGTCCCAGCTCATGAACAGGGGTTTTATGGGTGTTTGGAATGTAGGTCCTGTCCATGTACATCAATATGTCTCGAATCATTTGCAATGCCTTGTTGTGGTCGTTCCATTTCCTGTTCAGCTCTTCAAGAAACAAATCACCTTGAGCAGCCTCTATAGATTTTGATATTTCTTTGAGGTGTGCGGTCATAGTTGCAACCAGCCCAGAGTACAGCTTCTCACCAAATTTGTGCAAAACCATGTTGTATGCATTCCTGAATTCATGTGAGAAAAGCCAAtaccatgaaaaaaaaatttacctaagCTTTATTTGCTCATTTGAAATTGACTTAGGAGAGATGGCAAGGGAGAGATCTTTTCCAAGCACATAATATAGTTTCCAAGATTTTTAGCATGGATACTGACAAAAACTTTAACCAAAATCTGAATCCCCATTACTGCAACTGATAAGAACAATAGGGATAAGTACTTTCAACTTTTCATAACTTAACAGAGTCTAACAGTGAACATCAGCTGACATATACAGTCAAATCACACCAGCATATGGACAGTCCACATTAATCGTCAAATGTGCATATGTGTACGAAAACATTAACAGTGCTATGAGCATCCACGGACGGGCAAAATTCAATTGTTCCCATCATGTAGGTTACCAAATCACTCTTAAGAAGAATTCAATTAAATATCTCCAAGCTTATTATCTCCATAGTCATGTTTAAACAGTATTTTCAGCAAATTTGTAACCcaaatattatgtaaaaaaatcCATGTACAACGCAGATTAACTAATAATAAAGTCTTcgtagttttaaattatttagacAAAACCCTAATTAAACTTGCATCCGCaacttctatatatatatttaaataatttttaataatctaAGCACGGAATCGTTGCTGGAAAGCTCTAGATTTATGAATCAAAATCATAGCGTTAATCACGAAGTAAAAtcacataaattaattaaaaaggagaAAGGGGAGGGGGGAACCTGTAAAGCTCTTCAAAACTGAGGCCACTGGCATTATGATTGTAAATCTCATGGATTGCATGTTCAAGAATGCTCCAGGTCTTCTCTGCATATTTAGGATCCACCACGACTCGGTGCTTGAACGCTTCTATCTGGAAATTCCTTTTCTTTTGATTACTCATTTCTTTCCAACCTACCTTCCTTTTTATCCTTTTCTTCAGATTACGAAACCCTAATCGAACGGAAACCCGCCCGAAGACTAACAGAACAAGCAAAAGAAAATACACGATCTATCAAAATTAAAATGATCAATAAACTTGTCTGATTAAAATCTTTGTATTAGATGGATTAGGGTTTGAAAATGGGAATATTGGGGGAAAAAAGAGGGATTTGTATAGGGACCCAAATGATAAATGAAAGTAGAGGAGAAAAAAGAAACAGCTAACTGGAAATTTCTGTGTTTGTATATATAGTTATTAATTAAAGACCGTTTTTACGTCAGCGataaaatacataatttaattattaactgGATTACGGATGAAAAACTTTATGAATTTTATAAGGTTGGTTTTAATAGAAACGGTAAAGTtgaaataatgaataattattttttatttaatttttattatgtgtatttattttggtaaaatgattTTTTGTCCTTTAATCTggagtaaattattttttttaaattagagtaTTTTAATATCtatcaattttaaaagtaaatatttaagaataattactcataatattaagaatttgtatcaaatttatataaatatattagaaTATAACAAAGTTATCTTTCAAAGTTTACGAATTctattctaaaaatatattagtctttttttttaaatctgaaaaattcaaagagaataatttaaaaaactttttcTTCAAAAAGTATAAAATAGATAGAATATATAAACAACAACggtttaatttgttattatatcaatcaaaattatgtataattaatagaaaatattaattttcataattaattgtctttaattgctcatttttaaaattgacaagattgtttttttttaaagagatcAATTTGTTCAATATCAAATTTGAGAGAGATTGGAGCgattttttttacaacttttcatattttatataaaaatataaaatgacaaaaataattcttttaacataatatttgttactttataatttttttataatttcacaaTTGATCCCATGATACTAATACTTAAGAACTAAAAAGatcttgtaaaataataaaaaattaattaatctctTAATTAAAAACCCCCCAATCAATTGAgccttataatataattttttttattgaagtctAAATGGACTAAGTGATGACACGACAATTGATACGGTGATTAATGTAGTAGTTAATATAGAAAAAAATGATAACatacattaaacataaaaaatattgacatgtaaaaattaattaattttttaaattattttacgagagattaatcttttttttaattattttatgatggttagattaatttttagaatttatggaaaaatattaaagaaagttatatagaaatttattaaaatgataaaatttataaaaaaaaattataaaaaaaaagagtagcaaaattttaaaatttttctatagtatttaatattttattgataatttatataatttcattcaataattACTAAAAGTGCCTTATAAAATTATTCTTTTCCTCTTGAAAACTCTTAATAGATGCCTTCCTTAAGGGGGAAATTGCTCAAAGAGTGTCGATAAAAGACCAAGTATTGCCCTTTCTATGAGTCTAAGATTGAGAATACAGAGCATATACTTTTTTGCTTTGCCCCTTCCCCAAAGCAGTGTGTTTTTTTTAATAGAGCACAAGAGTCGTCATCATCATATTATGATCAACGTTGTTAAATCCAAACGAGTGAGAGACTTTAAGAGCAAATCACgactcttttttccttttttgatctGGAATCATGACTAATGTTTCACATCTCAATAATACACGGTAATAGGTTATTTACAAGTAATTTTTTGCTCTCCAGCCACTGCCTTTCTtgactaagggtgagtttggataggcggcgcgtttacctgcggttagtgtaaaaacagcggtggcggtgagattaggcactgtagcgatactgtaacgtgagacaaaaagtaaattaaacgcaccgcaccgcacccaatcgcccatccaaacccaccctaagacAGACGAGTACTGTTTTCCACGTCAAATCATCAGGTATGATATTCTCTCCCAACATTTGTAGCAAAAGCATTATAGCCTTTTGAATATTCCCCATCCTACAAAAAGCATTGATCAGTGGACTATAACTTCCATCATCAAGTCTGCAACCTCTTCCAGCCATGTCCTCCATTAGCTTTAAAGCACTACCAAGTTTATCACGACTGCAAAACCCACTAATTACATCATTGAATGTTGATGCTGCTGGTAAATAGCCACAGACAACCATTTCATTCATCAGCTCAACTGCCTCTCGCATACACCCTTTCTGGCAAAATCTACGAATTAAACAATCGAAAACAAGCACACTTGGAATACCCCCTTCCCCGATCATCTGATCATAAACTCTCTTTGCATCCTCAATACTGCCCTCCTTGCAAAATTCCATTATCCTTATGTTCCTATCAACAGCCCTAGGAAATAAATTTTGCATCTTGGAAAGGAACTCCAATGCTTCCCCCGAGCAATTGTTCTTGTATAAACCATAGAGCACACTGTTATAAGGACTAACACGCCCACATGAACCCACCTTACTCTCCTCCATTAGCTCCAAAATCTTAAACCCATCTTCCATTCTCCCTGCTGAACACAGCCCTTCAATCAATTTATCGAAAGTAGCAAAGTTCCAACTGATCCCATCTGTCTTCATTTCATTGAACATATCCAGAGCTGAATCCAACATGTCAGACTCACAGAAACCAGAGATCAATATGTTGTATGTGTCAGCATTTGGGAGACGGCCTTTATTCTCCATCTCCCTGGAAAGCCTCTGTCCAAGTTTCACCTTTCCTATTCTACAGTAACCCTTTATCAAAGTATTATATGCTACAACATCCACTACACCCCCCTTGCTCTCGACTTTCTCTAAAATCTCAAAGCCTTCAGATACACGACCCACATCGCAGAGAATTTTCAGAACCTTAGTCAGGGTAATGACATCTGGTACAAACCCCATGGTGAAGCTCTTCTCTAACAACACAAGAGCTTGAACTAAATTTTCTTCTTTACAGTAGGCAGATATCAAGATATTAAAGGTAACTGCATTGGGGTTCTCCATTTCATTCATCAAGCTTCTGGCTCTCCCAACCTTGCCATTCTTACATAGAGCATGGATCAAAGTGTTGTAAAGCACAGCATTGGGCTTTACAGTGCTAGACTTGATAAGTTGCAGAAGCTTAAAAGCATCGGCAATTCTGTTAGTTAAGCAAAGACCTTTCATCAAAATGCCAAAAGTATATTCATCGCTTTGGACACCAGTCGGCATCATCTTCTTCCTATAAAAGTGCCTAGCCAAATCAATGTCTTCCTTGACAAGAACGTTGAGTATAGAATTAAAAATCTTCAAGGAAGGGGGTTTGTTAAATCTGGAAGCCAAATCAAGGACCTCGATGACATCCCGGATCATCCGGGCTCGCCCAAGGCCTCGAACTAGGGTGACAAGAATATCTTCATCTGGGGGAACGCCTAATGTGGTGGGCATTTCGTCGAGCAGTTCCTTGACAGTGTTGAAACGGCGGAAAGCACAGAGCTTTTGGATCAAAGCACAGTAGGTGGACTGAGAGTGGGTGAAATTTGGGAGCATTGAAGCCCATTGGAAGGTTTTCAGCGCTGTTTCTGCTGAATTCTGGTCTAGTATGAGATGGGCAATATGCTCATGACTTGGAACGCCAAGGGATGAGGATGATGACGACGACCATACAAGTCTTGAATGAAAGCTCGGAAATGATTGTAGAAGAAAATCATGGGTTTCGATGGATGAGAAAGCTGAAAATATCCAACTCAAAGGATGTGAGAGCTTCTTCATGGGATTCACTTTACCCAAACAGAATGTCTCGATCCTCTTCAGATTTTATAAGTTATCAGTTAGCTTtcaattatgttttgatttaaaaCATAGGGGTAAATTCACAAGTGATCACtcagtttttataatttttattttagacaCAAAAAATTAGGCCTCCGCcattaatttaatgatattttacaCTCATTGTAATCTCCCAATATTAATAAGGTTCGGTTCGTTTTGATTActcattattaattttattatttttttcaaaaaaattaaattttttatagaaaagtAAGATATTCAACTATGAAGATAAAATAAAGGGAAAACTACCTAATTAATCACtaaattttaatgtgtttttttttgtcatttaactATAAAAATCTATAATTTGAAGTTTAAGAAATCTTTTTTAATTACTGTGTGGCTAAATCTCAAACGACCAGTGCATTACATTATTTCCGAGTGAGCTCCACCATATTAttatatttcctttttattttcttttacatttctttcatttattcttttttcctttttctttcttctccatcaTTGGTGCTTGCATGTTGCAGCCATTGCTTGAAATCCTTCATCACATATTGAATCAAAAGAGTAAATAGTTGTAAACTTTTTAATTAAGGATTCTATTAGTTTGTAAATTTTTTGGTGTTAGTGTTGAAGTACATAAACAATTTGCTGAATCTAATAAATTTGGTGGGTTctctcttttattatttttatctacaATAATTGATTTTTCTATCGTATTTATATTCAATAGCAATTTGGTTGCATTTATTAGTTTTTCTATCATGTTTGGTATTCAATAATAATTTATCGGGTTAATCCATTGTGCCAAAATTCAGTTTCCAATGCTTAAATCCTAACACCATAGTAATCTTGCAGTTAGTTTATAGTTATGGATTTTGATGCCTTTCTATTTTCCAGGCAGAAAAACGTTAAGGTTGTTAGCATTGATGGGTATGACTTATTGGGATGTTTCAAATGACGAGAATGCTTTAAAAAAGTCCGTCTCACATCAACCTGTGAGTATCGCCATTGAAGCTGGTGGCTGAGCTTTCCAACTCTATGAAGCAGTAAGCTTGCCTATTTTTCTCATGCAAAATTATCCATCACTTAACGGTCTGTACAATGATTAAGTGTTTTACCATTTGTCAATGTTTGAACATATTTTCAAGGAGTTTCCAATGGTGAATGCAGTTAGATATGGCACCGATGATAACGGTCAAGGCTGTTAAGATAAATGTTGTTTGTTAATTCTGTTGCAATTTAGTTACTAGCAGTTAATGGGTTAGTGCTATTATCATTGTTGACAACAAGAATATCCTGTGTTGTAAATACCTTTGCTTAAGTATTTTCAATATATGAAAAAGTTTGAATGAAAGCAAACTTTAACATGGTATCAAACGTCTCTCTCATTATGGATTTCTAAGGTCATGTGGAGCATTCATGGTTCATCTCACTACACCAGCAATGATTTTTTATTCAGTTTTTGATAGCCCTTCTTCTCCACCAAAAAGATTAATATCCTTCTTGATGACTCCAATTATTTGCTATGACATCGTGTAGACTTAAAATGTGCCTTAAAACACAAGTTTGCCATTTCTACTTGCTTGGGCATTAAGCAATTCAAAAACCAAtcgtttaacctattcaaaacacgatcaaacaCACTTGAAACGAGCCAAAACAATCATTCtaggtgtctaaccaatgtaccatcattggtaccacatttatatcgtcaaaacatatcatcaatgcaTAATTATAAACATGTCAAAATCCATCAATTTAGCCTAGTTCATATCTACCTAAAACATCAACTTTAATTCGCATACACATAACAAGCATTGATTCAATTCAATATACCATattatggcttcaaacacaaacacatgttTACATATATGTCAAACCAACATAATACTTATAACTTCACTTACAATTCATCTGCAGAATAACTATCAactagacatcctaggtacatgccaacacaAAAAGATAAATATCAGCACATTTGAGATCGAgatcgttgttggatgttgaatcAACAATCAAAAGTGAAGTACCTAACATGCGCACGAAAAATAAAATCGCACATTGATTAAAattcagtgatatttctataatctgaacaattAAAGACATAAAGATACATGAATCCTCAATTTGAAATGCATAATCATATTACTATTTGACAAGCAATTGTATATCATctcaatttcatgcataatacCACATTATACCATGATTTGCTCACTTCACTAATAGTTTTCCATTAGTTGGTTTaacatataactcaattaacATCACTTGTTATAAAATAACTTTTCACATCTCAATCAACATTTCATTTtaacaatggcataattcaactatattcaaTCAATGAGTACATTACTCATATATATCTCATTTATAATCACAACTTTTCCAAATTTCATATAtcaattcacttttccatttccaattcacatatttattcatttcaatatcGATCATAGAACTTGTTATTTAATTACcactattaacacgactcggacttggacggatacacggatccaaccaacacaccagtttggcacccagtgcctcatcgaaaaaatccaaagtaatagctgcgcccagcgctatataaattgacacctagtgtctcatcagttaaaccgaagtaaattggcacccagtgcctcatcaactcgaagttgaagaaatccctaaactcttcctatcctatggcatgtcatctatatccgactcagcccgatacagttaatagggttccaattcactttcgaaatacaaccaatatccaattatcataattgcacattatcacatttacacaaatatttatttcaattcaaataatcaatacattcataatatataccaactcaatccatttcaataaactataatttcaattcaatatcaaagtgccaaaatactcacctcaaccacttatcatatgcattaaatcaaaatataataattagtaactaggttcggattatagaaatataaatcatggattccgagctattcgacgtcgtttttatccttcccctttttagttgAGGATTCCAGTACGCtgttagctacgaaattaaaacaattaaaattcatcaatacaacaaaattcaatctcatattaaatattttaaatctttactcaatgtttacctaaattccaattttgtccctaaaccgagactaatttttattctttacaattaattctatatcttcatacaaatttcactttaaactaaatttaactccgtattttcaattaaacccctaaattttgaatttttcacaatttagtccttattactcaaaatttacaatttgttatacaatttaacccttttccatttctagcttaaaaatctatcaatttaatccctaatactaaaactatttaataataaaaataattaaaaacttaatcAATACTAAAATTATAACATGGGTTGGGTAGCCCTGGTTActgggattctaaaaacataaaaatcacaaaaaaaatagactaaattgactaatCAATTGAAGTTGAAACTTAAAAGCCCTTAGGATGCCACCGttctattttctcatttctatctttcttttcttttctttctcttttgcaTGTTAACATCTTTTtccttatgtttttattataataaccattattattttataaattatacataaattaaatgtattttaactattattataacatataacatatataaaatttaaactttcatTAACGACTGTCACTAACATGAAATAATGTGCATTTACTACTTTAGTCCTTTATAGTtaatttaatctataattcaatttttaacctttatgcaatttagttcttatactataataactcttaattcatgcaattttacTTAACCGAAACCTAATTAAATACACAATtaatttcgtaaatatttttaataaatatttaagagTTCGATTTACAGGAACGG from Gossypium hirsutum isolate 1008001.06 chromosome D04, Gossypium_hirsutum_v2.1, whole genome shotgun sequence encodes:
- the LOC107898717 gene encoding cullin-3A; protein product: MSNQKKRNFQIEAFKHRVVVDPKYAEKTWSILEHAIHEIYNHNASGLSFEELYRNAYNMVLHKFGEKLYSGLVATMTAHLKEISKSIEAAQGDLFLEELNRKWNDHNKALQMIRDILMYMDRTYIPNTHKTPVHELGLNLWRDNVIHSSKIQSRLLSMLLELVHRERTGEVIDRGLMRNIIKMLMDLGSSVYQEDFEKPFLEVSAEFYMGESQKFIECCDCGDYLKKAELRLNEEIERVTHFLDVKSEVKITNVVEKEMIANHMMRLVHMENSGLVNMLLDDKYEDLGRMYNLFRRVPNGLSTIRDVMTSHLREIGKQLVTDAEKLKDPVEFVQRLLDEKDKYDSIISQAFSNDKTFQNALNSSFEYFINLNNRSPEFISLFVDDKLRKGLKGVSEEDVEIILDKVMMLFRYLQEKDVFEKYYKQHLAKRLLSGKTVSDDAERSLIVKLKTECGYQFTSKLEGMFTDMKTSQDTMQGFYASHPELTDGPTLVVQVLTTGSWPTQPSITCNLPAETSALCEKFRSYYLGTHTGRRLSWQTNMGTADIKATFGKGQKHELNVSTYQMCVLMLFNNADRLSYKEVEQATGIPASDLKRCLQSMACVKGKNVLRKEPMSKDIGEDDAFFVNDKFTSKFYKVKIGTVVAQKESEPEKQETRQRVEEDRKPQIEAAIVRIMKSRRVLDHNNIIAEVTKQLQSRFLANPTEIKKRIESLIERDFLERDNNDRKLYRYLA
- the LOC107898716 gene encoding pentatricopeptide repeat-containing protein At2g17525, mitochondrial, with translation MKKLSHPLSWIFSAFSSIETHDFLLQSFPSFHSRLVWSSSSSSSLGVPSHEHIAHLILDQNSAETALKTFQWASMLPNFTHSQSTYCALIQKLCAFRRFNTVKELLDEMPTTLGVPPDEDILVTLVRGLGRARMIRDVIEVLDLASRFNKPPSLKIFNSILNVLVKEDIDLARHFYRKKMMPTGVQSDEYTFGILMKGLCLTNRIADAFKLLQLIKSSTVKPNAVLYNTLIHALCKNGKVGRARSLMNEMENPNAVTFNILISAYCKEENLVQALVLLEKSFTMGFVPDVITLTKVLKILCDVGRVSEGFEILEKVESKGGVVDVVAYNTLIKGYCRIGKVKLGQRLSREMENKGRLPNADTYNILISGFCESDMLDSALDMFNEMKTDGISWNFATFDKLIEGLCSAGRMEDGFKILELMEESKVGSCGRVSPYNSVLYGLYKNNCSGEALEFLSKMQNLFPRAVDRNIRIMEFCKEGSIEDAKRVYDQMIGEGGIPSVLVFDCLIRRFCQKGCMREAVELMNEMVVCGYLPAASTFNDVISGFCSRDKLGSALKLMEDMAGRGCRLDDGSYSPLINAFCRMGNIQKAIMLLLQMLGENIIPDDLTWKTVLVCLSQERQWLESKKLLVNNLLPCIIEM